The Pricia mediterranea genome includes a window with the following:
- the amaB gene encoding L-piperidine-6-carboxylate dehydrogenase, whose amino-acid sequence MSKIAKEFGIDAALKALGIKKINAGTSTGSENFGSGEIIESRSPVDGELIAKVKSTSKEDYERVMSAATDAFVDWRKKPAPQRGEIVRQFGEKLRELKEPLGKLVSYEMGKSYQEGLGEVQEMIDICDFAVGLSRQLHGLTMHSERPGHRMYEQYHPLGPVGIISAFNFPVAVWAWNTALAWVCGDVCVWKPSEKTPLCGIACQNIAAVIFKANNLPEGISCLINGDYKVGEMMTGDSRIPLVSATGSIRMGKIVAQAVAARLGKSLLELGGNNAIIVTPDADIKMTVIGAVFGAVGTAGQRCTSTRRLIVHDSIYDKVKNAVVDAYKQLRIGNPLDENNHVGPLIDTDAVVMYQEALQKVVDEGGKVIVDGGVMEGEGYESGCYVKPAIAEAEPDFNIVQHETFAPVLYLLKYSGDVENAIEIHNGVVQGLSSAIMTNNLREAERFLSVAGSDCGIANVNIGTSGAEIGGAFGGEKETGGGRESGSDAWKIYMRRQTNTINYTTELPLAQGISFEL is encoded by the coding sequence ATGTCAAAAATTGCTAAGGAATTCGGTATCGACGCGGCTTTAAAAGCACTCGGAATAAAAAAAATCAATGCGGGGACTTCCACAGGTTCGGAAAACTTCGGTTCAGGTGAAATTATCGAGTCCCGTTCTCCCGTCGACGGGGAGCTGATTGCCAAAGTGAAGTCCACCTCAAAAGAAGATTATGAACGAGTGATGTCCGCGGCCACGGATGCTTTCGTGGACTGGCGTAAGAAGCCGGCTCCGCAACGCGGTGAAATCGTCAGACAGTTCGGTGAAAAATTACGCGAATTGAAGGAGCCCTTGGGAAAACTGGTATCCTATGAAATGGGTAAAAGTTATCAGGAAGGGCTGGGGGAGGTCCAAGAAATGATCGATATCTGCGATTTCGCGGTGGGCCTGTCCCGGCAGTTGCACGGCCTGACCATGCACTCCGAGCGACCGGGCCATCGGATGTACGAACAATATCATCCGCTCGGACCGGTCGGTATAATCTCTGCTTTTAACTTTCCGGTGGCCGTTTGGGCCTGGAATACCGCCTTGGCCTGGGTCTGTGGCGATGTATGCGTTTGGAAACCATCCGAGAAAACGCCGTTGTGTGGTATAGCCTGTCAGAATATCGCTGCCGTAATCTTTAAGGCCAACAATCTTCCCGAAGGGATATCCTGTTTGATCAATGGGGACTATAAAGTTGGGGAAATGATGACCGGAGACTCCCGGATTCCCTTGGTTTCGGCCACGGGATCTATCCGGATGGGCAAAATTGTTGCGCAGGCCGTTGCCGCACGTCTGGGAAAATCCCTATTGGAACTCGGGGGAAACAATGCCATCATTGTCACCCCTGATGCCGATATAAAGATGACGGTCATTGGGGCCGTATTCGGGGCGGTCGGTACCGCAGGGCAACGCTGTACCTCGACCCGTAGATTAATTGTTCACGATTCTATTTACGACAAGGTGAAGAATGCCGTGGTCGATGCCTATAAACAACTGCGTATTGGCAACCCGCTGGACGAAAACAACCACGTGGGGCCCTTGATCGATACCGATGCCGTTGTGATGTATCAAGAAGCACTTCAAAAAGTAGTCGATGAGGGCGGTAAAGTAATCGTTGATGGCGGCGTAATGGAAGGCGAGGGCTATGAAAGCGGTTGTTACGTCAAACCGGCCATTGCCGAGGCCGAACCAGATTTTAATATCGTTCAACACGAGACCTTTGCTCCCGTGCTCTATCTTTTAAAATATTCCGGCGATGTCGAAAATGCCATTGAGATTCATAACGGGGTGGTGCAGGGCCTGTCCTCCGCCATTATGACCAACAACCTTCGGGAAGCCGAACGTTTTCTTTCGGTAGCTGGAAGCGATTGCGGTATCGCTAATGTGAATATTGGGACGTCCGGGGCTGAAATCGGAGGAGCGTTCGGTGGGGAGAAAGAGACAGGCGGGGGTCGAGAAAGCGGTTCCGATGCCTGGAAAATCTATATGCGGCGACAGACGAATACGATTAACTATACCACTGAATTACCGCTAGCCCAAGGTATAAGCTTCGAGCTGTAA
- a CDS encoding acyl-ACP desaturase codes for MAEKNIRLEVMQAIEPQVEGFMDSFLIPIEEIWQPSDFLPDSEKEGFLESVRELRGDSKELGYDFWVTMVADTITEEALPTYESWLMDVVGIDQHGENKTNGWAKWVRAWTAEENRHGDVLNKYLYLSGRVNMREVEITTQHLINDGFDIGTDRDPYKNFVYTTFQELATNISHKRVGQMAKKKGNTLLAKMCTIIAGDEMRHHLAYREFVKTIMGEDPSGMVLAFAEMMKKKIVMPAHFLRESGGTIGEAFENFSNCAQRLGVYTAQDYVDILRKLNTYWEMEKVRDLSETAEKARDYLVNLPDRLERIAERMKFPEDQYRFKWVEANGMV; via the coding sequence ATGGCTGAAAAAAATATACGATTAGAGGTAATGCAGGCCATAGAGCCGCAAGTCGAAGGATTCATGGATTCGTTCTTGATTCCTATCGAGGAGATTTGGCAACCTTCCGATTTTTTGCCCGATTCAGAAAAAGAAGGCTTTTTGGAATCCGTTCGCGAACTTCGGGGCGATTCCAAAGAACTAGGATATGACTTTTGGGTAACCATGGTGGCGGATACCATCACCGAAGAGGCCCTGCCCACTTACGAATCATGGTTGATGGACGTGGTCGGTATCGATCAACACGGAGAGAATAAAACGAACGGATGGGCCAAGTGGGTACGTGCCTGGACCGCCGAGGAAAACCGGCATGGCGATGTGCTCAATAAGTATCTTTACCTATCCGGACGAGTGAATATGCGAGAGGTCGAAATCACCACCCAGCATCTGATCAACGACGGCTTCGATATCGGAACCGACCGCGACCCTTATAAAAACTTTGTGTACACCACATTTCAGGAACTGGCCACCAATATCTCGCACAAACGCGTGGGGCAGATGGCCAAAAAAAAAGGAAACACCCTTTTGGCCAAAATGTGCACCATCATCGCCGGTGACGAAATGCGCCACCATCTGGCGTACCGTGAATTTGTTAAGACTATTATGGGAGAGGACCCTTCCGGCATGGTACTGGCTTTTGCCGAGATGATGAAAAAGAAAATTGTGATGCCCGCCCATTTTTTAAGGGAATCGGGCGGCACCATCGGGGAGGCCTTTGAAAACTTTTCGAACTGTGCCCAGCGCCTGGGTGTCTATACCGCGCAGGACTATGTGGATATCCTACGAAAACTTAATACTTATTGGGAAATGGAAAAGGTAAGGGACCTTTCCGAAACGGCTGAAAAAGCACGGGATTACCTTGTGAACCTGCCCGACCGCTTGGAGCGTATCGCCGAACGGATGAAGTTTCCGGAGGACCAATATCGGTTTAAGTGGGTGGAAGCGAACGGCATGGTTTAG
- a CDS encoding metallophosphoesterase family protein, whose protein sequence is MNEKRTLVIGDIHSGLKALHQILERAEVSTNDQLIFLGDYVDGWSDAVETVDYLITLKKTHRCIFIRGNHDELCVEWLRGANDNPTWLQHGGGATLASYNEADDKTKERHILFFDSLKNTFIDKENRLFLHAGFTNLKGIEYEYFPESFYWDRTLWELAQSLDPNLQKGNPFYPKRLSHYNTIFIGHTPVSRTDVAEPKQAANVWNLDTGAAFKGPLSMLDVDTKQVWQSDPVHTLYPDERGRN, encoded by the coding sequence ATGAACGAAAAAAGGACATTGGTAATCGGGGACATTCATTCGGGGCTTAAGGCCTTGCACCAGATTTTGGAGCGCGCGGAGGTCTCTACGAACGATCAGCTTATATTTTTGGGGGATTATGTAGATGGGTGGAGCGATGCAGTAGAAACGGTCGACTATCTGATAACCTTGAAAAAAACTCACCGTTGTATTTTTATCCGAGGAAATCACGATGAGCTTTGTGTGGAATGGCTTCGCGGCGCAAACGACAACCCCACTTGGCTACAGCATGGTGGGGGGGCTACATTGGCCTCGTACAACGAAGCGGATGACAAAACAAAAGAGCGGCACATCCTGTTTTTTGACAGTCTGAAAAACACGTTTATCGATAAGGAGAACCGCCTTTTTTTACACGCTGGTTTCACCAACCTGAAAGGCATCGAGTACGAATATTTTCCCGAAAGCTTTTACTGGGACCGCACTCTTTGGGAACTTGCGCAATCCCTAGATCCGAACCTGCAGAAAGGGAATCCATTTTATCCCAAAAGACTATCCCATTACAACACGATATTTATAGGACATACTCCAGTTTCGAGAACCGATGTTGCCGAGCCAAAACAGGCCGCCAACGTATGGAATCTCGATACCGGGGCAGCCTTTAAAGGACCCCTCTCGATGCTTGACGTCGATACGAAGCAGGTATGGCAGAGCGATCCGGTGCATACCCTTTATCCCGATGAACGGGGACGGAACTGA
- a CDS encoding carbohydrate kinase family protein yields MQTIYCIGELLIDFVAENQGSDLSKADVFTKKPGGAPANVACAVAKLGGKSKFVGCVGEDPFGTYLLDTLEKNRVNVTLAQRSKHFTTLAYVSIASNGERDFVFSRGADKKLEYDAVVKNGFKGNVVHFGSATALLGGGLNDAYDRYLVDALAQEALISFDPNFRGDLWKGEEGTFIEKCRHFVEKAHLCKFSLEEAQLLSGENDVEKACAVLHGIGSPIIAITLGKKGTLLSTPDFKRRVASVKVEPIDTTGAGDAFIGCLLYQIARLKNPHQILDDTDQLVPMVEKANWAGAITTTNYGAIPALPEYDAIF; encoded by the coding sequence ATGCAGACCATCTATTGTATCGGAGAACTGTTGATTGATTTTGTAGCCGAAAATCAGGGCAGCGACCTATCCAAAGCGGATGTATTCACGAAAAAGCCGGGTGGGGCCCCTGCCAATGTGGCCTGTGCCGTGGCCAAGTTGGGCGGCAAGAGCAAGTTCGTAGGCTGTGTCGGCGAAGATCCCTTCGGAACGTATTTGCTGGACACACTTGAAAAAAATAGGGTCAATGTTACTTTGGCACAGCGTTCGAAGCATTTTACGACCTTGGCCTATGTTTCGATTGCTTCGAATGGGGAGCGGGATTTTGTATTCAGTCGGGGCGCCGATAAAAAGCTGGAATACGATGCTGTGGTGAAAAATGGTTTTAAGGGGAATGTAGTGCATTTTGGATCGGCTACGGCCTTACTGGGAGGTGGACTCAATGATGCCTACGACCGGTACCTCGTGGATGCCCTGGCCCAAGAGGCCCTGATCAGCTTTGATCCCAATTTTCGCGGCGACCTCTGGAAAGGCGAAGAAGGGACCTTCATAGAGAAATGCCGCCATTTTGTTGAGAAGGCGCATCTGTGTAAGTTCAGCTTGGAGGAAGCCCAGTTACTATCAGGTGAGAATGATGTCGAAAAGGCCTGTGCCGTATTGCATGGTATAGGCAGCCCGATTATTGCTATCACTTTGGGCAAGAAAGGTACATTGCTTAGCACCCCGGATTTTAAAAGAAGGGTCGCAAGCGTAAAGGTTGAGCCTATAGACACTACGGGGGCGGGCGATGCGTTTATCGGATGTTTGCTCTATCAAATCGCCCGACTTAAAAATCCGCATCAGATTTTGGATGATACCGACCAGCTTGTCCCAATGGTGGAAAAAGCGAACTGGGCGGGTGCCATTACGACCACGAATTACGGAGCTATACCTGCTTTACCGGAGTATGACGCTATTTTTTGA